A region from the Bacillus sp. BGMRC 2118 genome encodes:
- a CDS encoding proline--tRNA ligase encodes MKQSMTFIPTLREVPADAEVKSHQLLLRAGFMRQNSAGVYSFLPLGKKVLHKVEQIVREEMERAGAAELFMPALQLSELWQESGRWYSYGPEMMRMKDRHNREFALGPTHEEMITSLVRDEINSYKKLPLTLYQIQTKFRDEKRPRFGLLRGREFIMKDAYSFHATQESLDEVYDKLFTAYSNVFSRCGLNFRAVIADSGAMGGKDTHEFMVLSDIGEDTIAYSDSSNYAANIEMAPVIANYEKIDEPMQTLEKVDTPNQKSIEEVSAFLQVSPQNCLKTLLFKIDEEFVLVITRGDHEVNDVKLKNYFEATLVELATPEETLQVLGPIGSLGPISAPEDIKILADHAVKYVVNGICGANEEGIHYKGVNPERDFINFVYEDVRFIQEGDPSPDGKGTIVFAKGIEVGHVFKLGTRYSESMNATFLDENGKSQPIIMGCYGIGVSRTVAAIAEQYNDENGLIWPVSVSPYDVHLITVNPKQEDQKQLSDQLYSTLRSQFDVLYDDRQERPGVKFADSDLIGLPLRITVGKRASEGIVEIKIRSTGETLEISSENLLKTIEKYIVK; translated from the coding sequence ATGAAGCAAAGTATGACGTTTATTCCAACATTACGAGAAGTACCAGCAGATGCAGAAGTAAAAAGCCACCAACTCTTATTACGTGCAGGCTTTATGCGTCAGAATTCAGCCGGAGTCTATAGCTTCTTACCGCTTGGAAAAAAAGTGCTACATAAAGTTGAACAAATTGTAAGAGAAGAAATGGAGAGGGCAGGGGCTGCCGAATTATTTATGCCTGCCCTTCAATTGTCTGAGTTATGGCAGGAATCTGGTAGATGGTATTCATATGGTCCAGAAATGATGCGTATGAAAGACAGACACAACCGTGAGTTTGCCCTTGGCCCAACACATGAAGAAATGATTACAAGCCTTGTGCGTGATGAGATTAATTCATATAAGAAGCTTCCTTTAACGCTTTACCAAATCCAGACAAAGTTTCGTGATGAAAAGAGACCACGATTTGGACTTCTCCGTGGACGTGAATTTATCATGAAAGATGCATACTCTTTCCATGCAACACAAGAAAGTTTAGACGAAGTATACGACAAATTGTTTACTGCCTATTCAAATGTGTTTAGTCGATGCGGCCTAAACTTTAGAGCAGTTATTGCAGATTCTGGTGCAATGGGTGGAAAAGATACTCATGAGTTTATGGTTTTATCTGATATTGGTGAAGACACAATTGCGTACTCAGATTCTTCTAATTATGCAGCAAACATTGAAATGGCACCTGTTATTGCTAATTATGAAAAAATTGATGAACCAATGCAAACGTTAGAAAAAGTGGATACGCCTAACCAAAAGTCAATAGAAGAAGTATCTGCTTTTCTTCAAGTTTCACCCCAAAACTGCTTAAAGACATTGTTATTTAAGATCGATGAAGAATTCGTTCTTGTTATAACACGTGGGGATCATGAAGTAAATGATGTGAAATTAAAAAATTACTTTGAAGCAACATTAGTAGAATTAGCTACACCTGAAGAGACATTACAGGTATTGGGGCCAATTGGCTCATTAGGACCAATTTCTGCTCCAGAGGACATTAAAATACTAGCTGACCATGCCGTGAAATATGTGGTAAATGGAATTTGTGGTGCGAATGAAGAAGGAATCCATTATAAAGGAGTTAATCCGGAACGTGACTTTATCAATTTCGTATATGAGGACGTTCGTTTTATCCAAGAGGGAGATCCTTCACCAGATGGAAAAGGTACAATCGTGTTTGCCAAAGGTATCGAAGTTGGTCACGTATTTAAGCTTGGAACAAGATATTCAGAGTCAATGAATGCCACGTTCCTTGACGAAAATGGGAAAAGTCAACCAATTATTATGGGGTGTTACGGGATAGGCGTTTCTAGGACTGTAGCAGCGATTGCTGAACAGTATAATGATGAAAATGGATTAATCTGGCCAGTTTCAGTGTCCCCTTACGATGTACACTTAATTACAGTAAATCCAAAACAGGAAGATCAAAAACAATTGTCAGATCAGCTATATTCTACTTTGCGGAGTCAATTTGATGTGCTATATGATGATAGACAAGAACGACCTGGAGTGAAATTTGCTGATAGTGACTTAATTGGTCTGCCCCTTCGCATAACAGTCGGGAAGAGAGCTTCAGAAGGTATTGTCGAAATCAAAATTAGAAGCACAGGTGAGACACTGGAAATATCTTCTGAAAATCTACTAAAGACAATTGAAAAATATATTGTAAAATAG
- the rseP gene encoding RIP metalloprotease RseP, with protein MNTVIAFVVIFGALVFFHELGHLVFAKRAGILCREFAIGFGPKVFSFKKDETVYTIRLLPIGGFVRMAGEDPETIELKPGYNVGLILNESNQVMKIVLNNKDKYPNARVIEVENADVERKMFISGYEQEEKLETFTVHEKAVFVADGVETQIAPIERQFGSKTLSQRTLAIIAGPAMNFVLAFVIFILLGLLQGSPVNEALLGRIVDNSPAQEAGLKQGDRIETIDEVSVTTWEDVVGIIREHPQEELTFTINRNGESFDSKITPEKAPGEESYGVIGVYGPVEKNVLSSFKYGFTETYFWTKEIITGLGKLITGQFNIDMLSGPVGIYSATDQVAQTGVYNLMRWGAILSINLGIINLLPLPALDGGRLMFFAVEAVRGKPIDRQKEGLVHFVGFAFLMLLMLFVTWNDIQRIFM; from the coding sequence TTGAATACGGTCATTGCCTTTGTAGTAATATTCGGCGCCTTAGTATTTTTTCATGAGTTAGGGCATTTAGTGTTTGCAAAACGAGCTGGTATTCTTTGTCGTGAATTTGCGATTGGATTTGGTCCTAAAGTATTTTCATTCAAGAAGGATGAAACCGTTTATACCATCAGGCTTTTGCCAATCGGTGGATTTGTACGTATGGCAGGAGAAGATCCAGAAACGATTGAATTGAAACCTGGATATAACGTTGGACTTATTTTAAATGAATCTAATCAAGTAATGAAGATTGTATTAAATAATAAAGACAAGTATCCGAATGCACGTGTAATTGAAGTGGAGAATGCTGATGTTGAGAGAAAAATGTTCATTTCTGGTTACGAGCAGGAGGAAAAACTTGAAACATTTACCGTTCATGAAAAGGCAGTATTTGTTGCAGATGGAGTTGAAACACAAATTGCTCCTATTGAACGACAATTTGGTTCGAAGACATTAAGTCAACGAACATTGGCGATTATTGCTGGACCAGCAATGAATTTTGTACTAGCTTTTGTAATCTTTATATTATTAGGCTTATTACAAGGTAGTCCGGTTAATGAAGCATTGCTTGGTAGAATTGTTGATAATAGTCCTGCCCAGGAAGCTGGCTTAAAGCAAGGTGACCGAATTGAAACAATCGATGAAGTTAGTGTAACAACATGGGAAGATGTTGTAGGGATTATCAGAGAGCATCCACAAGAAGAATTAACATTTACGATTAATCGAAATGGTGAAAGCTTTGACTCTAAAATCACACCAGAAAAGGCACCAGGTGAAGAGTCATATGGTGTAATAGGGGTTTATGGACCAGTCGAGAAGAATGTACTTAGCTCATTTAAGTATGGATTCACAGAAACCTATTTCTGGACAAAAGAAATTATCACGGGTCTAGGTAAATTAATTACAGGACAATTTAATATTGACATGTTATCTGGACCTGTCGGAATCTATTCGGCTACAGATCAGGTTGCTCAAACAGGTGTGTATAACCTAATGAGATGGGGTGCCATCTTAAGCATTAACTTAGGTATTATTAATTTGCTTCCACTACCAGCGTTAGACGGTGGTAGACTGATGTTCTTTGCAGTAGAAGCAGTAAGAGGAAAACCAATTGACCGCCAAAAAGAAGGGCTCGTACATTTTGTCGGCTTTGCATTTTTAATGCTATTAATGTTATTTGTTACATGGAATGATATTCAACGTATTTTTATGTAA
- a CDS encoding 1-deoxy-D-xylulose-5-phosphate reductoisomerase translates to MKKISLLGATGSIGTQTLDLLRLHPEEFQVVALSFGKNLNLGAEIIREFMPKVVSVLTKEDKETLEGMIPNHTKIVYGEQGLVEVAVHHESSILVNAVLGSVGLVPTLEAIKAGKTIALANKETLVTAGHLVMSLGKEKNVEILPVDSEHSAIFQSMVGQDVSRIKRLILTASGGSFRDRSREELEGVTVEQALSHPNWSMGAKITIDSATMMNKGLEVIEAKWLFDIPYKNIEVILHKESIIHSMVEYDDTSVIAQLGSPDMRVPIQYALSYPKRLPLPISKSLNLWEIGTLNFHKINFDRFKCLKFAYDAGIAGGTMPTVLNAANEVAVDAFLNGKITFLQIEDLIDQSLQQHDSISNPDLETIKTVDMETRRYVTSLLT, encoded by the coding sequence ATGAAAAAAATAAGTTTACTCGGTGCAACGGGTTCCATTGGGACTCAAACCCTTGATTTACTACGTTTACATCCTGAAGAATTTCAAGTTGTGGCTTTATCTTTTGGTAAAAACTTAAATTTAGGAGCAGAAATCATTCGTGAATTTATGCCTAAGGTAGTATCTGTTTTGACCAAAGAAGATAAAGAGACCCTTGAAGGAATGATCCCAAATCATACAAAGATTGTATACGGAGAACAGGGTCTAGTGGAAGTTGCCGTACACCATGAATCCTCCATACTAGTGAATGCTGTACTAGGGAGTGTAGGATTGGTTCCGACACTTGAAGCAATTAAAGCAGGTAAAACGATTGCCCTGGCAAACAAAGAAACGCTAGTTACAGCTGGGCATCTTGTGATGAGTTTAGGGAAGGAAAAGAATGTTGAAATTCTTCCTGTTGATAGTGAACACTCAGCTATTTTCCAATCTATGGTCGGACAAGATGTATCGAGAATAAAGAGACTGATTCTAACCGCTTCAGGTGGTAGTTTTAGAGATCGTTCAAGAGAGGAACTTGAAGGTGTAACGGTAGAGCAAGCTCTTTCACATCCGAATTGGTCCATGGGTGCAAAGATTACCATTGATTCTGCAACCATGATGAATAAAGGGTTAGAAGTAATCGAAGCTAAATGGTTATTTGATATTCCTTATAAAAATATTGAGGTTATATTACATAAAGAAAGTATTATTCACTCAATGGTTGAATATGATGACACAAGTGTAATTGCACAGCTTGGCTCACCGGATATGAGAGTACCTATTCAATATGCGCTGTCATATCCAAAACGATTACCATTACCTATATCCAAAAGCTTAAACCTTTGGGAAATAGGAACATTAAACTTCCACAAGATTAATTTTGATCGATTTAAATGTTTGAAGTTTGCATACGATGCAGGAATTGCAGGAGGGACAATGCCGACTGTACTGAATGCTGCAAATGAGGTTGCAGTGGATGCTTTTCTTAATGGAAAAATAACATTTCTGCAAATCGAGGATTTAATTGATCAATCGCTCCAACAGCATGATTCCATTTCAAACCCGGACTTAGAAACAATTAAAACAGTTGATATGGAAACAAGAAGGTATGTAACATCACTACTAACGTAA
- a CDS encoding phosphatidate cytidylyltransferase: MMQRILTAVVAAALFLPFVIWGGIPFTLFIYLLATIAIYELLKMKHISLLTFPGILSIFLIWVLLYPDRTLDILGDLHITKAEIALLAVLFLLSYTVITKNKFTFDHAAFVILATIYIGIGFYYFIEIREQGIHYLFFAMFLIWATDSGAYFIGKAWGKRKLWPEISPNKTVEGSLGGVVCAVIVACIFQFIFPIDDSFIKVVIITILLSVFGQLGDLVESALKRHYAVKDSGTILPGHGGILDRFDSLLFVLPIFHFLQFM, from the coding sequence ATGATGCAACGTATTTTAACAGCTGTTGTTGCGGCTGCTCTATTTTTACCCTTTGTAATCTGGGGAGGTATCCCGTTTACATTATTTATTTATTTGTTAGCAACGATCGCAATATATGAATTACTTAAAATGAAGCACATTTCATTACTTACCTTTCCAGGTATTTTGAGTATCTTTTTAATATGGGTTTTACTCTATCCAGACAGAACTTTAGATATTTTGGGAGATCTACATATTACTAAAGCAGAAATTGCTTTATTGGCAGTATTATTTTTACTCTCCTACACTGTTATTACAAAGAATAAGTTTACATTTGACCATGCTGCGTTTGTCATATTGGCAACTATATATATTGGCATAGGCTTCTATTATTTCATTGAAATTAGGGAACAAGGCATTCATTACTTGTTCTTTGCGATGTTTCTAATTTGGGCTACCGATTCTGGTGCTTACTTCATCGGAAAAGCATGGGGTAAGAGAAAACTATGGCCAGAAATTAGTCCGAATAAAACAGTAGAGGGTTCCTTAGGTGGAGTCGTGTGTGCGGTTATTGTAGCGTGCATATTTCAGTTCATTTTTCCAATCGATGATTCCTTTATAAAGGTAGTTATTATTACGATACTTTTATCTGTATTTGGACAATTAGGTGATTTAGTGGAATCTGCTCTGAAGAGACATTACGCTGTTAAAGATTCAGGGACAATTCTTCCTGGTCATGGTGGAATATTAGACCGGTTTGATAGCTTATTATTTGTATTACCTATCTTTCACTTCCTACAATTCATGTAG
- a CDS encoding isoprenyl transferase translates to MLDKLRRWNKKENNESFTKETIQSKPIPKHIAIIMDGNGRWASKRALPRVAGHHEGMKVVKKITRLASELGVEVLTLYAFSTENWKRPKQEVEYLMKLPEEFLGTFLPELIEQNVRVQMMGNPDEIPNHTRTAVEKAMEKTKTNTGLILNFALNYGSRDEITQAVKSIIKDMHAGKVEEEEVSEELLSEYLMTSSLQDPDLLIRTSGEHRLSNFMLWQLAYTEFWFTDVLWPDFSEDELIRAIGEFQMRGRRYGGI, encoded by the coding sequence ATGCTTGATAAACTAAGACGTTGGAATAAAAAAGAGAATAATGAATCTTTTACAAAAGAAACAATACAGTCAAAGCCTATTCCTAAACACATTGCCATTATAATGGATGGAAACGGTCGTTGGGCCAGTAAAAGAGCCTTACCTCGTGTTGCAGGTCACCATGAAGGGATGAAAGTTGTAAAGAAAATAACCAGGCTGGCAAGTGAGCTAGGTGTTGAAGTCTTAACTCTTTATGCATTCTCCACTGAAAATTGGAAAAGGCCGAAGCAAGAGGTAGAATATTTAATGAAACTACCAGAAGAGTTTCTTGGAACATTTTTGCCAGAACTTATTGAGCAAAATGTAAGAGTTCAAATGATGGGGAATCCAGATGAAATACCAAATCATACAAGAACCGCTGTTGAAAAGGCAATGGAGAAGACGAAGACGAATACAGGTTTAATTTTGAATTTCGCCTTAAACTATGGGTCCCGAGACGAAATTACTCAAGCTGTTAAATCGATTATAAAAGATATGCACGCTGGTAAAGTTGAGGAAGAGGAAGTTTCAGAAGAGCTATTGTCTGAATATTTAATGACGAGTTCATTACAAGATCCGGACTTGTTAATCCGTACTAGTGGTGAGCACAGACTAAGTAATTTTATGCTTTGGCAACTTGCTTATACCGAATTCTGGTTTACAGATGTACTTTGGCCGGATTTCTCAGAAGATGAGCTAATACGTGCAATTGGTGAGTTTCAAATGCGTGGACGAAGGTATGGCGGAATATAA